A genomic segment from Streptosporangium roseum DSM 43021 encodes:
- a CDS encoding WXG100 family type VII secretion target, which yields MSQNLLGGNPAEMQQMATQFTQQADQVRATMAALDREAGKVGTAWTGPGAQRFTEAWQNYRAAFQRMSEELAEASRVINTYRGNIESATR from the coding sequence ATGAGCCAGAACTTGCTCGGCGGCAATCCCGCGGAAATGCAGCAGATGGCCACCCAGTTCACCCAGCAGGCGGACCAGGTGAGGGCCACGATGGCAGCCCTCGACCGGGAGGCCGGCAAGGTCGGCACCGCCTGGACCGGCCCCGGAGCCCAGCGTTTCACCGAGGCCTGGCAGAACTACCGCGCGGCCTTCCAGCGTATGTCCGAGGAACTCGCGGAGGCTTCCCGGGTCATCAACACCTACCGCGGCAACATCGAGTCCGCCACGCGTTAG